A window of Chryseobacterium scophthalmum genomic DNA:
GCAAAGCAAAAAAAGATCATAATTATAAAAAGCTCATAAGAGGATACGAGGAAGCGATCTACTACAGCAGAGATGTGAACCGCAAATTATTATATGCAGACAGTACGATAATCACAGCCATACAAAACAAAAATGATGATGATATTTCCAGGGCTTATCTTGGAAAGGGGATCATATACTATTATAACAGAAGACAATATAAACCTGCTTTAGAGCAGTATTTAATAGCCTTCAAGTTTTCCAAGAATTCGAAAGATGATTACCTCAAGAATAAGATCACGTATCATTTGGGGATGGTTAAAAGCTATTTGGGTTATTATAAGGAGGCGGCAGTACATTTGAAGAAGCAGCAGATTATTTTGAAAAAAAATCCAAAGAGAATGTTCATCCTAACATCAGGCTGAATAACGAATCAGGATACTTTAACAGTATTTACCGGTTAAGTACCTGTTACAGGAACTTACGGTTGTATCAGAAGGAAGATTCATTGATTAATATAGGATTAAGAAGACTTCACAATACCGCTCAGCTGTCCACGGAGTATGGATATTTTCAAAAAGGAAAAGGGGTACAGTTGTTAAGATTGGGAAATACCGATGATGCATTACAATATTTTAAACAGTCAAAGGATATTTTGAGTCACCATCAGGATGATGCTTCATTAATGACGGTTTATTTTTATATGGGAAAAGCGTATTGGTCAGATAGAAAAAGAGCAGAATCTTTACAGTATCTTAATAAAGTTGATTCTTTGGTCAATAAATTTTGGTTTGTCACTCCGGAGATCAGATCCGGTTATGAATATCTCATTAAAGATGCCAAACAAAACAAAAATTATGAAAGGCAATTATATTATACCAATCAGCTGTTAAAGGCTGATTCAATTATCAATGCTGATTTTGCCATGCTTTCTTCAAAAATTCACAGGGAATACGATACCAATACTTTATTAGAAGAGAAGAATAAATTGCAAAGGGTTCATAAAAATGGGTTTATTATTTTATATTATTCTATGGGTTTTGGATTGATGATATTATGCTTTTCAATCTGGAAGTTCCGCAAGAGAGAAAAAGCACTGACGATCAAGTATCAGGAATTGTTAGAAAAATTTAATACTTCTCAACCTACAGATCATTTTTTAGAATCGAAACCTGTTTCTTCCGAAGAAAAAAATATATACAGCGCAGAAATTATTGAAGAAGTAAAAGCAAATCTCAAGATTTTTGAAGAGAGAAAAAACTTTTTGAAGCAAAATTTAACGCTTCCGATTGTGGCTAAAATGATTGGAAGCAACCGTACCCATCTATCATACGTACTCAATGTTCATCTTGATGTAACATTTACCACGTATTTAAAAATTTTAAGAATCAGGTATATCACCAATTTACTATTAGAAGACAGTAAATATCTTAAATTTAAAATTGACAGCCTTGCGGAAAAATGCGGAATGGCAAACCGGCAAATCTTTTCAGCACATTTCTTGGAAATCAACGGAATTAGACCTACCGATTTTATCCGGAAAAGACTGGATGAAATTCAGAAGAATTGATTTTTTTATTTTTTAGCCCGATTTTTACGTGACCAAAAAAATGATACGTATGAACGGACAAAATTTCCGAAAAAAAAATGACCAGCTTTGGAAAAATCTTACAACAACTGTAGATCAGATCAACAGGAGCGAAAATGACATTGTCATTCGTTCTGAAGAGATTCTGATGGAAACAGACATTGCCATTAGACAATTGAAGGATCACCTTCGGCAATATCAATTTTCAGATTGGAGTGATGAAATCTACTTTTTTAAAAATACCAAACCGCAATTCATAGCAGTTTATATTTACTACTCCAAAGTTTTAGCTATAGAAGCCTCAAAACCTTATGCAGATCCTCAAGCCTTACAATCCTACTACGAAAATGAGAGAAGCAATCTTTTGTATTTTTATAATGAGCAGAGAGAATTTATTAGTTACTACCGCCGAAAATCTACCTATCTGGATAAGAAATATTTCGTCAGGTTCAAATTCGACTTTAAGTTGAAGTTAAGCCCCGAACTGTACAGCTATGATGAAGAATTTTCGACATCCCATGATCATATGGTATCTCAGATTTTAGCGAATGATCTTTTGGATCACTATTTATCTAATAAAATAAATTCGAAAGAAGTCAGAGAAAATTCAATCGCACATATCAGAAATCTGGAATGGACAGCTCCTAAAGTTGCATTGATTGAGTTGTTGTATGCGCTTCACCAAACAAAATGTTTCAACGGTGGTCACTCAGATCTGGCTGAAATTTTCAGGTGGGCAGAAAACTCACTTCATATTAATTTAGGCAATTATCATAAAACTTTAGGTGAAATACGCTTACGTAAAACGGAAAGAACTAAATTTTTGTCATTGCTTCAAAAGAATTTAGATCAATATCTGGATAATTTAGATGTGTGATTTGGATGAAGATAGATAAAACAAATTGTAATCTTTAATTTAAAACCTTTTATTCATAGGTTTCACAAGGGAATCTTTCGGTAGTACCGACAAACTACCGAAAGATATTTTGCGTGATTTCGAAAATTTGTCAGACAAAACAAATTTGAAATCATGGCAATATCCATTATCACCAAAGAAGATCTTCAGCAGTTTAAAGTTGAATTGCTGGAAGGGATTAAAGAATTACTACACGATAATACAACAGAACAAAAATTATGGCTTCGGACCTCCGAGGTCAAAAAGCTGTTGAACATCTCTTCAGGAACATTACAAAATCTGAGAATCAACGGAACGTTATCATACAGTAAGGTAGGAGGGACTCTGTACTACAATTACAAAGACATTGAGAAACTACTGACAGACTTCAAACATTAAATCGGTAGTTATGAAGCAGTCTAATAAAATTATTGATTTTTTTGGAAATGTCATTAGGGATCATCGGATGGTTCCCTCGCACATCAGTTTATATGTTTCGCTTTTCCAGTTGTGGAGTAGGCATCAATACCAAAATCCATTTCGTGTGAGTCGGAAAGAGGTGATGAAGCTCGGTAAAATAAAATCTTTTGCGACTTACCACAAATGTATAAAAGAACTGCATAGCGCAGGGTTTATCATTTATTCCCCTAGTTATCACCCTTATGAAGGAAGCTTAATCGAAATTATTGATTTTGAAAGTGAAGATTTTGAAAAAAGTAAAATAGTACATGACCAAAAAATAGTACCCGACAAAAAGATTTCCTTTTCTGTACCGATGCTGTATGAGGTTGAACTATATTTTAACGAGTGTGATTTTCAATCTGAAGAAGCGAATCAATTTTATTCATTATACGAATCTAAGGATTGGAAGTTGTGCAATGATCAACCCATGAAGTGTTGGAAATCTGCAGCAAGAAATTGGATTTCAAAGCTGAAAAATTCAAATCAAAACCAAAACCAAAACCAAAACTAATGAAAGAAATTGATCCTAAAACTCCGATCTGGCAACTGACTGTTGGAGAATTCTTAGAAATTTCGAGCGGTGTCAACTCTGAAAAGAAATATGAATATGGTCTGAAAGGTTTAGCGAAAATATTGGGATGTTCTGTTTCAAAAGCTTCAGAAGTAAAATCATCGGGGTTATTGGATGAAGCCATCATCCAAAACGGAAACATTATCATCATAGACAAAGAAAAAGCATTATCGCTTTTCGGAAAAAAATAAAGATGACTTATCTTGAATTGATACACCGATTTTGGGATTTTAATAAAATAAATCAAATAGGTTCTACGGGAATTTCGATGTATCTGTATTTGCTTAAAATTGGATATGACAATAACGGGTATGAGTTCCAGATTTCTGATGTTGCAGTGAGTAAAGAGTTGGGATTAACCCGAAAGACCGTAAAATCTGTAAAAGAGAA
This region includes:
- a CDS encoding helix-turn-helix domain-containing protein, producing MAISIITKEDLQQFKVELLEGIKELLHDNTTEQKLWLRTSEVKKLLNISSGTLQNLRINGTLSYSKVGGTLYYNYKDIEKLLTDFKH
- a CDS encoding RteC domain-containing protein, which produces MIRMNGQNFRKKNDQLWKNLTTTVDQINRSENDIVIRSEEILMETDIAIRQLKDHLRQYQFSDWSDEIYFFKNTKPQFIAVYIYYSKVLAIEASKPYADPQALQSYYENERSNLLYFYNEQREFISYYRRKSTYLDKKYFVRFKFDFKLKLSPELYSYDEEFSTSHDHMVSQILANDLLDHYLSNKINSKEVRENSIAHIRNLEWTAPKVALIELLYALHQTKCFNGGHSDLAEIFRWAENSLHINLGNYHKTLGEIRLRKTERTKFLSLLQKNLDQYLDNLDV
- a CDS encoding DUF3853 family protein — encoded protein: MKEIDPKTPIWQLTVGEFLEISSGVNSEKKYEYGLKGLAKILGCSVSKASEVKSSGLLDEAIIQNGNIIIIDKEKALSLFGKK
- a CDS encoding helix-turn-helix domain-containing protein; translated protein: MINIGLRRLHNTAQLSTEYGYFQKGKGVQLLRLGNTDDALQYFKQSKDILSHHQDDASLMTVYFYMGKAYWSDRKRAESLQYLNKVDSLVNKFWFVTPEIRSGYEYLIKDAKQNKNYERQLYYTNQLLKADSIINADFAMLSSKIHREYDTNTLLEEKNKLQRVHKNGFIILYYSMGFGLMILCFSIWKFRKREKALTIKYQELLEKFNTSQPTDHFLESKPVSSEEKNIYSAEIIEEVKANLKIFEERKNFLKQNLTLPIVAKMIGSNRTHLSYVLNVHLDVTFTTYLKILRIRYITNLLLEDSKYLKFKIDSLAEKCGMANRQIFSAHFLEINGIRPTDFIRKRLDEIQKN